From one Prosthecobacter debontii genomic stretch:
- a CDS encoding UDP-2,3-diacylglucosamine diphosphatase: MSDDLDETPDAPITPERTKTKLRARTVFISDVHLGMPDCKAAQASHFIRNTMCDKLVMNGDIIDAWHLKRLGGWNKSHTHFIRTVLKKMEKENTQIIYLRGNHDDILDRFIPIRLDNFLISDEHIHHTKDGDYLVVHGDGFDHVTTNHPWIAKLGGIGYNILLRVNRAYNWYRRIRGKESFSLSRWVKLKVKSAVSFVGKYEEQLQELAKAKGCVGIICGHIHSPANKKVGETHYLNSGDWVESLTAILEYDNGEFEVITYDQFCERTNREPKGYATVAEVDQSVKLGVENVTPAM; this comes from the coding sequence ATGTCAGACGACCTTGACGAAACACCAGACGCTCCGATCACGCCGGAACGGACCAAGACTAAACTGCGTGCGCGCACGGTGTTTATCTCAGACGTGCATTTGGGCATGCCTGATTGCAAAGCCGCCCAGGCCTCTCACTTCATCCGCAATACGATGTGCGATAAGCTGGTGATGAATGGAGATATCATCGACGCTTGGCACCTGAAACGTCTGGGGGGATGGAACAAGTCCCACACCCACTTCATCCGCACCGTGCTGAAAAAGATGGAGAAGGAAAACACGCAGATCATTTACCTGCGCGGAAATCACGACGATATTCTGGATCGGTTCATCCCCATCCGCCTCGATAACTTCCTCATCTCCGATGAGCACATCCACCACACGAAAGACGGAGACTATCTCGTGGTGCACGGAGACGGTTTCGACCATGTGACCACCAACCACCCTTGGATCGCCAAGCTAGGCGGTATTGGTTACAACATCCTCCTGCGGGTCAACCGGGCCTACAATTGGTATCGCCGCATCCGGGGTAAAGAGAGCTTTTCTCTCAGCCGGTGGGTGAAGTTGAAAGTGAAATCCGCCGTCAGCTTTGTCGGCAAATACGAGGAACAGCTCCAGGAATTGGCCAAAGCCAAGGGCTGTGTGGGGATCATCTGCGGGCACATCCATAGCCCGGCCAACAAAAAGGTGGGGGAAACCCACTATCTAAATTCCGGTGACTGGGTGGAATCCCTCACCGCCATTCTGGAGTATGACAATGGGGAATTTGAAGTCATCACCTATGATCAATTCTGCGAACGCACCAATCGGGAGCCGAAAGGTTACGCAACTGTCGCAGAAGTGGATCAATCTGTGAAATTAGGTGTCGAAAATGTCACACCCGCCATGTAG
- a CDS encoding DUF5362 family protein has protein sequence MESNPYNTPSANLFGSTHGTAVEGVPAEAIVQLQRTKPWLRLIGVVMWIAVGLMLLGALGVVAAAAIGAGEMMKGQTGAFGGVPLIGVAVLYALMSLIYIYPTVKIWKYGTCIGRLSQSRNPEDLVAALNQQRAFWKFAGILLILMILLYVVVIIGAVVFSAAAAGGLQNIPVEGAGTENP, from the coding sequence ATGGAAAGCAACCCTTACAACACTCCGTCAGCGAATTTGTTTGGCTCCACCCATGGCACCGCCGTCGAAGGTGTGCCCGCCGAAGCGATCGTGCAGTTACAACGCACCAAGCCCTGGCTCCGCCTCATCGGGGTTGTCATGTGGATTGCTGTGGGTTTGATGCTCCTAGGTGCTCTCGGAGTGGTCGCCGCCGCAGCCATCGGCGCGGGTGAAATGATGAAGGGCCAAACCGGTGCATTCGGTGGCGTTCCCTTGATCGGTGTGGCGGTCCTCTATGCCCTCATGTCGTTGATTTACATCTATCCGACCGTTAAAATTTGGAAGTATGGCACGTGCATTGGGCGCTTGTCCCAATCCCGCAACCCAGAGGATCTCGTCGCCGCCTTAAATCAACAACGCGCCTTCTGGAAATTCGCAGGTATCCTGCTCATTCTGATGATCCTTCTGTATGTGGTCGTCATCATCGGTGCCGTGGTCTTCAGCGCAGCCGCAGCCGGTGGCTTGCAAAACATCCCCGTGGAAGGCGCAGGCACCGAGAATCCCTAA
- a CDS encoding SMI1/KNR4 family protein, producing the protein MTETDIARIEATLALALPVSYRAYLAEDDQTIEDHGPIDDVTALRDADQIIEATLDYRRGFEGLPPWPAQWLYMGDEADACPYALDCQTGRLIHTDKGHLNRPPLADYTSFESFLQKQKQEQEEQLMRPPVKETWGERLLEYLPVTIGLFCFFVVLPLIGLTIKLLYLWITTGEFPKFES; encoded by the coding sequence ATGACTGAAACCGATATCGCCAGGATCGAAGCCACCTTAGCCCTGGCTCTACCCGTTTCTTACCGGGCTTATCTGGCCGAAGACGACCAAACCATTGAGGACCACGGTCCCATTGATGACGTCACAGCACTCCGAGATGCGGATCAAATCATTGAGGCCACCCTCGATTATCGCCGTGGCTTCGAGGGCCTGCCTCCCTGGCCTGCGCAGTGGCTTTACATGGGCGATGAAGCCGATGCCTGCCCCTATGCTTTGGATTGCCAGACGGGCCGACTCATCCACACGGATAAGGGGCATCTCAATCGGCCACCTCTGGCGGACTACACCTCTTTTGAAAGCTTTCTGCAAAAGCAAAAACAAGAGCAAGAAGAACAGCTCATGCGCCCACCTGTTAAAGAAACTTGGGGTGAACGACTACTTGAGTATTTGCCTGTTACGATTGGCCTGTTCTGCTTCTTTGTCGTTTTGCCGTTGATTGGTCTGACGATCAAATTGCTCTACCTATGGATTACGACCGGAGAGTTTCCAAAGTTTGAGTCCTAA
- the phoU gene encoding phosphate signaling complex protein PhoU, which produces MSTFDHSLNRLREQVLTMASIARRNLGSSMRGLLERNTDLCNSAIAADQDVNELEKNIDQLGMQILLKFQPTAHDLRQVMGTIRVANNLERISDQACSIAKRARAINLLPEIAEVSLLQPVYHLCARNLEASIQAFTNADPEAAAATRLLDKELDAAEKSVDQALLRVMEARQAPLEGYLHLIFVARFLERVGDHAKNICEDTIFIEKAEDIRFDKNKREALS; this is translated from the coding sequence TTGTCTACTTTCGATCATTCCCTCAATCGCCTGCGTGAGCAGGTGCTCACCATGGCCAGCATTGCTCGACGCAATCTGGGCAGTTCCATGCGCGGGCTGCTGGAGCGTAATACGGATCTTTGCAATTCCGCCATCGCTGCCGATCAGGACGTGAATGAATTGGAAAAAAATATCGATCAGCTTGGGATGCAGATCCTGCTGAAGTTCCAGCCCACTGCACATGACCTGCGGCAAGTGATGGGAACGATCCGAGTGGCGAACAATCTGGAGCGTATCTCCGATCAGGCCTGTAGCATTGCCAAACGAGCCCGAGCGATCAATCTACTGCCCGAGATCGCCGAGGTGAGTCTTCTCCAGCCGGTTTACCATCTCTGTGCACGTAACTTGGAGGCCAGTATCCAGGCCTTTACCAACGCTGACCCTGAAGCTGCCGCTGCGACACGATTGCTGGATAAGGAACTCGATGCGGCGGAGAAGTCTGTGGACCAAGCGTTACTTCGCGTTATGGAAGCACGACAGGCTCCACTCGAAGGTTATCTTCATTTGATTTTCGTGGCTCGCTTCTTGGAGCGCGTCGGTGATCACGCCAAGAATATCTGCGAAGACACCATCTTCATCGAGAAGGCCGAAGACATCCGTTTTGATAAGAACAAGCGCGAGGCTTTGTCTTAA
- the bla gene encoding class A beta-lactamase: MTIFDPDSLPRSAPKPPQSLRSGFTRRAALAGLVTLPFTSGCSLPSSASPSAHRQLAELEFESQGRLGIAAWTASSLPRRSVRYRPNERFPFCSTFKFLAAAAILKRTEQDPTELDRHIRYSKQDLVSYSPITEKQAGRSMSLAQLCAAALQYSDNTAGNLLIKELGGTQAMTAFARSIGDSTFRLDRWETELNTAIPGDVRDITSPAAMAHDLQRLLLGHGLSPQQRNQLSTWMRGNTTGAARIRAAVPSDWEVADKTGSGDYGTTNDIGILFPPNQSPIILAIYFTQKTSQAPMRNDIIAAATKIVLETLTDNRS; encoded by the coding sequence ATGACCATTTTCGATCCAGACTCCTTGCCTCGCTCCGCTCCTAAGCCACCGCAGTCGCTGCGGTCAGGATTCACCCGCCGTGCTGCTTTAGCAGGGTTGGTAACATTGCCCTTCACCAGCGGATGCAGCCTCCCTTCATCAGCCTCACCCTCTGCACACCGGCAACTCGCTGAATTGGAGTTCGAGTCTCAAGGCCGACTGGGAATCGCCGCATGGACCGCCTCTTCCCTTCCTCGCCGTTCAGTGCGGTATCGTCCGAACGAACGTTTTCCCTTTTGCAGCACCTTCAAATTCCTCGCCGCTGCCGCCATTCTCAAACGAACGGAGCAAGACCCAACGGAGTTGGATCGCCACATCCGGTATTCCAAGCAAGATTTAGTCAGCTACTCGCCCATCACCGAGAAGCAAGCAGGCCGTAGCATGAGCCTCGCTCAGCTCTGTGCCGCCGCATTGCAATACAGTGACAACACCGCCGGTAATCTGCTGATCAAAGAACTCGGTGGCACGCAAGCCATGACCGCGTTCGCTCGCTCCATTGGCGATTCGACCTTTCGATTGGATCGCTGGGAAACGGAACTCAATACCGCCATTCCAGGCGATGTGCGCGACATCACCAGTCCCGCAGCCATGGCTCACGACCTCCAGCGGCTCTTGCTCGGCCATGGATTATCCCCTCAACAGCGGAACCAGCTTAGCACTTGGATGCGAGGCAACACGACCGGTGCGGCTCGGATACGGGCGGCAGTCCCCAGCGATTGGGAGGTCGCGGATAAAACTGGTTCCGGTGACTACGGCACCACGAATGACATCGGCATCCTCTTTCCGCCTAACCAATCCCCAATCATCCTGGCCATCTATTTCACTCAAAAGACTTCCCAAGCCCCCATGCGCAATGACATCATCGCTGCCGCGACCAAGATCGTCTTGGAAACGCTCACCGATAACCGTTCATGA
- a CDS encoding sialate O-acetylesterase — MKRLFALALSFAPLVAFADVRLPAIISDHMVVQAGVKVPIWGWADAGEEVSVSLGEQTANAKTAGDGKWQVELAAMKATDQPLTLSVTGKNTLKVQDVLVGEVWLGSGQSNMAMTVSGSLNYEEEQKAANQPHIRMFTVERASKAEPQKDCTGTWQVCSAETVGRFSAAAYFFGRELHRELKQPVGLINSSWGGTAIEAWTSREAQSKLPVYPEIIAPWDEAAKQPWDAAKEADKYKAAVTQWKQSVAEAKAAGKAQPRPPVQAVQPRLHQNHPANLYNGMIAPLIPYAIKGAIWYQGEHNSNKPYVGSYSLQLQTLIEDWRGRWGYEFPFAWVQLPDYREPQQNPVEVQRWPLIREQMLKTLRVPKTGMAVALGLGEVKDIHPKNKQGVGKRLSLWALSQVYGQNMESWSGPLLSKHEVKGGNVTLTFEHAEGGLASKDSGNELKGFAIAGADRRFVWARARIVGGNRVVVASPEVSQPVAVRYAWADNPVWSLQNGAGLPASPFRTDEWEIELKLAGIFGDHMVVQAGTAVPVWGWSEPGDSISVTLGKEMATTTATPDGHWSVRLMPQPASAEPQVMTVKGNKKTLTLKDVLVGEVWLASGQSNMAFLFSRGEYSAAETSAANLPQMRMFTVKQHSTRMAQEDCEGEWVVASPETVQNFSAVAWFFGKALHESLKTPVGMINSSWGGTDIAAWTSEDAQVKVPELKVGLENWAKAAETYDGPKEKEAYDKRVKAWAEAVKQVKAKGGETLPRKPRFNGPPDRDQNHPANLYNGMIHPLIPYAIKGAIWYQGEHNCSTQAKAELYGKQLPLLVQDWRAKWRSNLPFAWVQLPNFEQAAYRPLVREAMLKSLSVPNTGMAVTIDVGEAHDNHPKDKKSVGERLALWAQARVYRQKLPAYSGPTPRDHEIKNGAVHVRFNNAQGDLVLRGEAAEGFEVAGADQKWKPAQAKVASNLLILSNPEIKQPVAARYAWAANPKAILYNGEGLPASPFRTDEWPMTEPTQLK; from the coding sequence ATGAAGAGACTTTTCGCATTAGCTTTGTCGTTCGCGCCTTTGGTCGCGTTTGCCGATGTCCGGCTGCCCGCCATCATCTCAGACCACATGGTGGTGCAAGCCGGTGTGAAGGTGCCCATCTGGGGCTGGGCGGACGCGGGCGAAGAAGTCAGTGTTTCTCTGGGCGAGCAAACCGCCAACGCCAAGACCGCTGGAGATGGCAAATGGCAGGTCGAATTGGCAGCTATGAAAGCCACCGACCAACCCTTGACCCTTTCGGTGACGGGGAAGAATACGCTGAAGGTGCAGGACGTGTTGGTGGGTGAAGTCTGGTTAGGCAGTGGCCAGTCCAATATGGCCATGACGGTGAGTGGAAGCCTCAACTATGAAGAGGAACAGAAGGCGGCGAACCAGCCTCACATCCGCATGTTTACGGTGGAGCGTGCTTCTAAAGCTGAGCCCCAAAAAGACTGCACCGGAACTTGGCAGGTGTGCAGCGCCGAGACGGTGGGGCGTTTCTCGGCGGCAGCCTATTTTTTCGGACGTGAACTGCATCGCGAATTGAAGCAACCCGTGGGGCTGATCAATTCATCATGGGGAGGCACAGCCATTGAAGCGTGGACCAGCCGCGAAGCGCAGTCCAAATTGCCTGTGTATCCTGAGATCATCGCGCCATGGGATGAGGCGGCTAAACAACCCTGGGATGCCGCCAAAGAAGCCGACAAATACAAGGCTGCCGTGACTCAATGGAAGCAGTCTGTCGCGGAGGCTAAAGCCGCCGGTAAAGCACAGCCTCGCCCTCCCGTTCAGGCCGTGCAGCCACGCTTGCACCAGAATCATCCGGCCAATCTCTACAACGGCATGATAGCCCCGCTCATCCCTTATGCGATCAAAGGCGCGATCTGGTATCAGGGCGAGCACAATTCTAACAAACCGTATGTGGGTTCTTACAGCCTCCAGTTGCAGACGCTGATTGAAGACTGGCGTGGTCGCTGGGGGTATGAGTTTCCTTTTGCCTGGGTGCAGTTGCCTGACTATCGCGAGCCTCAGCAGAATCCTGTGGAAGTGCAGCGTTGGCCATTGATCCGCGAGCAGATGCTAAAGACCCTGCGGGTGCCGAAGACAGGGATGGCTGTGGCTTTAGGTTTGGGTGAGGTGAAGGACATTCACCCAAAGAACAAGCAGGGGGTGGGCAAACGCCTGTCGCTCTGGGCATTGAGCCAAGTGTACGGCCAGAACATGGAGTCTTGGTCAGGTCCGCTGTTGAGCAAACATGAGGTCAAAGGTGGGAATGTGACGCTGACCTTTGAACATGCTGAAGGTGGTCTTGCCTCCAAGGATAGCGGGAATGAATTGAAGGGGTTTGCCATCGCAGGTGCAGATCGGCGCTTCGTCTGGGCCCGAGCGCGCATCGTCGGTGGGAATCGGGTGGTCGTGGCTTCTCCTGAGGTGTCTCAACCCGTGGCGGTTCGTTATGCTTGGGCGGACAATCCTGTTTGGTCTTTGCAAAACGGTGCGGGTTTGCCTGCGAGTCCCTTCCGCACGGATGAGTGGGAGATTGAGCTGAAGCTGGCTGGGATCTTTGGCGATCACATGGTGGTGCAAGCCGGAACTGCTGTGCCTGTCTGGGGATGGTCGGAGCCAGGAGATTCCATCAGTGTGACCTTGGGTAAGGAAATGGCCACGACCACGGCAACCCCCGATGGACATTGGAGTGTGCGACTGATGCCACAGCCAGCTTCCGCAGAGCCTCAAGTGATGACGGTGAAGGGGAATAAGAAGACCCTCACTCTGAAGGATGTTCTCGTTGGAGAAGTATGGCTGGCTTCAGGACAGTCCAACATGGCGTTTCTTTTCAGTCGCGGAGAATACTCTGCGGCAGAAACGTCTGCGGCGAATCTGCCTCAGATGCGCATGTTTACGGTCAAACAACACAGCACCCGAATGGCCCAGGAAGACTGCGAGGGCGAGTGGGTGGTTGCATCACCGGAAACGGTACAAAACTTCTCGGCGGTGGCTTGGTTCTTCGGCAAAGCTTTGCATGAGAGTCTGAAGACGCCTGTGGGAATGATCAATTCCTCCTGGGGTGGCACCGACATCGCCGCCTGGACCAGTGAAGACGCGCAAGTGAAAGTCCCTGAACTGAAAGTGGGATTGGAGAATTGGGCAAAGGCTGCTGAAACTTATGACGGCCCGAAGGAAAAAGAAGCCTATGACAAACGCGTGAAAGCCTGGGCAGAAGCGGTGAAGCAAGTCAAAGCCAAAGGTGGCGAGACGTTGCCTCGGAAGCCTCGTTTCAATGGCCCTCCAGACCGCGATCAAAATCATCCAGCCAATCTATACAATGGCATGATTCATCCTCTGATCCCCTACGCGATCAAAGGGGCCATCTGGTATCAAGGAGAGCACAATTGCTCGACGCAAGCCAAGGCTGAGCTCTATGGGAAGCAATTGCCGCTGTTGGTGCAGGACTGGCGAGCCAAGTGGCGCAGCAACCTGCCTTTTGCGTGGGTGCAGTTGCCCAATTTTGAGCAAGCCGCTTATCGCCCCTTGGTGCGTGAGGCGATGTTGAAGAGCTTGTCTGTTCCCAATACGGGAATGGCGGTGACCATTGATGTCGGGGAAGCCCATGACAATCATCCCAAAGATAAAAAATCTGTTGGGGAACGCTTGGCACTGTGGGCCCAAGCGCGGGTGTATCGGCAGAAGCTGCCTGCTTATTCGGGGCCTACGCCACGTGACCACGAGATCAAAAACGGGGCTGTGCATGTCCGCTTTAACAATGCCCAGGGAGATCTCGTCCTGAGAGGTGAAGCTGCTGAAGGCTTCGAGGTCGCTGGTGCCGACCAAAAGTGGAAACCTGCCCAAGCCAAGGTGGCGAGCAATCTTCTGATTCTTTCCAACCCCGAAATCAAACAACCTGTGGCGGCACGTTATGCGTGGGCGGCTAATCCGAAGGCGATTCTTTACAATGGTGAAGGGCTTCCTGCCAGTCCTTTCCGAACCGACGAATGGCCCATGACTGAACCGACTCAGCTCAAATGA